The bacterium genome segment TCAGACCTCGTATGTTATTGGGGTCAGACCTCGAAAGCAGAATTAACTATATCTTCTACCTTCTTTTTAAATCCTTTATGGTCACTCATCTGATTTCTTACCCGCATACTTGCCTTACCTATCGCTGTTGGACTTACTCCAAATATCTCACCTATCTCTTTATTACTCAATCCCGTATGACTATATAATATATAAATGGCTACATCCCTCGCTGTTTGCTGTCGAAATCTTTTCCTCTTTATTAATCTCTCCGAATCTACACC includes the following:
- a CDS encoding helix-turn-helix domain-containing protein, with product RELIMERCGQEEKILEEIKYGLVLGSDKFVDWIEKQFVNKGERNRELPQQRMLGDNEIRGKVLNAVINGFGVDSERLIKRKRFRQQTARDVAIYILYSHTGLSNKEIGEIFGVSPTAIGKASMRVRNQMSDHKGFKKKVEDIVNSAFEV